From the Carassius carassius chromosome 45, fCarCar2.1, whole genome shotgun sequence genome, one window contains:
- the sub1a gene encoding SUB1 regulator of transcription a, whose protein sequence is MPKSKEVLSSTSDSDSDSEVDTKAKRKRQATPEKPSKKQKSGETSKMSSASKSSSSKNDNMFQIGKMRYVSVRDFKGKVLIDIREYWIDQEGEMKPGRKGISLNPEQWNQLKEQISEIDDAVRRI, encoded by the exons ATGCCAAAGTCAAAGGAAGTGTTGTCTTCTACCTCAGACAGTGACTCTGACAGTGAAGTTGACACGAAG GCAAAAAGAAAGAGGCAAGCGACTCCAGAAAAGccatcaaagaaacaaaaaagtggAGAAACCTCAAAAATGTCATCTGCCTCTAAAAGCAGTAGCAGTAAAAATGACAATATGTTCCAG atcggAAAGATGAGGTATGTGAGTGTTCGTGATTTCAAGGGAAAAGTGCTGATTGATATCCGGGAATACTGGATAGACCAAGAAGGTGAAATGAAACCAGGCCGGAAAG GTATTTCACTGAACCCAGAGCAGTGGAACCAACTAAAAGAGCAGATAAGTGAGATTGACGACGCTGTGAGGAGGATATAA